A genome region from Procambarus clarkii isolate CNS0578487 chromosome 78, FALCON_Pclarkii_2.0, whole genome shotgun sequence includes the following:
- the LOC123746043 gene encoding streptococcal hemagglutinin-like yields the protein MVAWTSLALLSALAVSALSLPDESAYKIPQVGTGRRSQYSVLHKDGTYKYGYDTGEGAFESARSSAVGQVEGNFGYRDPEGNNINLQYEAGEGGFQPRGAHLPAPHPDFALAHAQARARPPFVDPLADPNADASYGFDFAGDGQARTEQSDSDGNVRGSYTYTDDQGRTRTYTYTAGKGTGFVVEGDDLPQAPADPSLTPAATRLSSSAARFPSSTLGAARPSSTLAAARPSSTLGAARPSSTGPSQTSATSPSFRASTSRLPSRPISSTSGSPAGPVSFLRSGAGSDASYSFSYDAGDHSRSESADANLNVDGQFSFVADDGVRRRVVYEAGSGTGFVASGDHLPKSPESHFGSQTASAAVRGRPTTYRSPTASGTPGSPASPAGSRSPAPRRPAFTTTQTQYSSPSTRSQTGPFEPANTRSQLSPDGSYSFAYETSSHSRAESGDRDNNVVGNFDFVADDGQRRAIKYEAGSATGFIAEGAHIPVGPEVPGAPSGQPTGRIVPVREVPFIDPLADSKSDASYNFAFDSEQYSRSESADADGNVQGTYTVVDDDGTRRTHRFRAGEGIGFETEEVSSSRGPPPSRTPSSATFRTPASPGQATPYTGQTGATFTSSLTRAASVTSPSSFSPSSPSTRLDGSNFKLRQYDASENRGKYGYVLTFDN from the exons ATGGTCGCCTGGACTAGCTTG GCGCTGTTGTCCGCATTAGCGGTTAGCGCGCTGAGTTTGCCAGACGAAAGTGCCTACAAAATTCCCCAAGTAGGCACAGGAAGACGGTCCCAGTACTCCGTTCTACACAAGGATGGAACCTACAAGTACGGATATGATACAGGCGAGGGAGCCTTCGAGAGTGCTCGCTCATCTGCAGTTGGTCAGGTAGAAGGCAACTTCGGCTACAGGGACCCTGAGGGCAATAATATTAATCTCCAGTACGAAGCTGGTGAGGGCGGCTTCCAGCCAAGGGGTGCCCATCTGCCTGCCCCGCACCCTGACTTTGCCCTTGCCCACGCTCAGGCTCGTGCTCGCCCACCCTTCGTAGACCCCCTCGCCGATCCCAACGCCGATGCTTCCTATGGATTCGATTTTGCCGGAGATGGACAGGCACGTACTGAACAAAGTGACTCGGACGGTAATGTGCGTGGCTCCTACACTTACACCGACGACCAAGGTCGTACACGAACCTACACATACACTGCCGGTAAAGGAACCGGTTTTGTCGTTGAAGGCGACGATCTTCCTCAGGCACCTGCAGATCCTTCTCTTACTCCAGCTGCAACACGACTCTCGTCTTCTGCTGCCAGATTCCCATCTTCTACTCTAGGTGCTGCTAGACCATCTTCTACTCTAGCTGCTGCTAGACCATCTTCTACTCTAGGTGCTGCTAGACCATCATCTACTGGACCCTCACAAACTTCTGCAACATCTCCCTCCTTCAGAGCATCTACATCACGCCTTCCATCACGTCCCATTAGCTCCACTTCCGGCTCTCCCGCTGGACCTGTTTCCTTCCTCAGAAGCGGCGCAGGATCTGATGCATCTTACTCATTTTCTTACGATGCTGGAGATCACTCGCGATCAGAATCTGCTGATGCTAACCTCAATGTCGACGGTCAGTTCTCTTTTGTGGCTGACGACGGTGTGAGACGCAGAGTTGTTTACGAAGCTGGAAGCGGCACAGGTTTTGTGGCTTCTGGAGATCATCTTCCTAAATCACCCGAGTCACACTTCGGCTCACAGACTGCATCAGCTGCAGTCAGAGGAAGACCAACAACTTACCGAAGTCCAACTGCATCTGGAACTCCTGGCTCTCCTGCCTCCCCAGCTGGCTCTCGCTCACCTGCTCCTCGCCGTCCCGCCTTCACAACTACACAAACTCAGTACAGCTCTCCGTCAACTCGTTCACAAACCGGCCCATTCGAACCTGCCAATACACGCAGCCAACTCTCACCGGATGGTAGTTACAGCTTCGCTTACGAGACCTCCAGTCACTCACGCGCTGAATCAGGAGATAGAGACAACAACGTAGTTGGAAACTTCGACTTTGTAGCTGATGACGGACAACGACGAGCCATAAAGTATGAAGCAGGATCTGCTACAGGATTTATCGCTGAAGGAGCTCACATTCCTGTAGGACCTGAGGTGCCTGGAGCACCTTCAGGTCAGCCTACTGGCAGGATCGTTCCGGTTCGAGAGGTTCCTTTCATCGACCCCTTGGCTGACTCCAAATCTGATGCCTCTTATAACTTTGCCTTCGATTCCGAACAGTACTCACGCTCGGAGAGCGCTGACGCCGACGGCAATGTCCAGGGCACCTACACAGTGGTGGACGATGACGGCACACGCCGCACTCATAGATTCCGGGCCGGTGAAGGCATTGGCTTCGAAACTGAGGAAGTGTCATCCTCTCGTGGTCCTCCTCCATCTCGCACTCCATCATCTGCCACTTTCCGCACTCCAGCGTCTCCtggccaggccactccatacactGGCCAAACCGGTGCCACCTTCACTTCTTCCCTCACCAGGGCTGCCTCAGTCACATCTCCCTCATCTTTCTCACCATCTTCACCCAGCACCAGGTTGGATGGCTCCAACTTCAAGCTCCGCCAGTATGACGCTTCAGAGAATCGCGGAAAATATGGTTACGTTCTAACTTTTGACAATTAG